The bacterium genome includes a region encoding these proteins:
- the dprA gene encoding DNA-processing protein DprA: MNNTDIKSWIRLNMIKGIGPMRFATLLKHFGSPQEILSANVSSLSQVKGIGNQIATSIVEQKDKVEINRELEKIEKEGVNILTLNSEEYPKNLKSIYDPPPVLYVKGEIRTQDRLAIAMVGSRAATTYGKTIAYRLAQELVQSGFTIVSGLARGIDVASHRGAIETKGRTIAVLGCGIDIIYPLENKSLFYEIINQGAVVSEFPFGTPPEKFNFPQRNRIISGLSLGTVIVEAPLRSGALITADCALEQNREVFAVPGHIESRLSKGTHQLIKQGAKLTESAQDIIEELELFTDALKKIPEVKKNNEIKLSKDEEKIYQLLSPAEPQYIDTISSSSQMTASQVAALLIQLEIKGLIKQLIGKRFVRC; the protein is encoded by the coding sequence ATGAATAACACAGATATAAAATCATGGATTAGATTAAATATGATTAAAGGCATAGGACCGATGAGATTTGCTACCTTGCTGAAACATTTTGGAAGCCCTCAAGAAATCCTGTCGGCTAATGTCTCAAGTTTAAGCCAGGTAAAAGGAATTGGAAATCAGATAGCTACTTCCATCGTTGAACAAAAAGATAAAGTGGAAATAAACCGCGAACTTGAAAAGATTGAAAAAGAAGGGGTAAATATTTTAACCTTAAATAGTGAGGAATATCCTAAAAACTTAAAATCTATCTATGACCCACCACCAGTTCTTTATGTTAAGGGTGAAATCAGGACACAAGATAGGTTGGCGATTGCGATGGTTGGTTCGCGAGCCGCAACTACTTATGGAAAAACAATCGCTTACCGACTTGCTCAAGAATTAGTTCAATCTGGATTTACGATAGTCAGCGGATTGGCACGAGGAATTGATGTTGCCTCTCATCGTGGTGCAATTGAGACTAAAGGAAGGACAATTGCGGTTTTAGGTTGCGGCATAGATATAATCTATCCGCTTGAAAATAAAAGTCTGTTTTATGAGATTATAAATCAGGGGGCGGTTGTAAGTGAATTTCCATTTGGCACACCACCAGAAAAGTTTAATTTCCCACAACGCAATCGGATAATCAGTGGTTTATCACTGGGCACGGTTATTGTTGAAGCACCTCTACGAAGTGGGGCATTGATTACCGCAGATTGCGCCTTAGAGCAAAATCGCGAGGTATTTGCTGTCCCCGGACATATAGAAAGTAGATTAAGCAAAGGAACTCATCAATTAATCAAACAAGGGGCTAAATTAACGGAATCAGCACAGGATATAATTGAAGAACTTGAATTATTTACAGACGCATTAAAAAAAATCCCGGAAGTTAAAAAAAACAATGAAATAAAACTCTCAAAAGATGAAGAAAAAATATATCAGTTACTTTCTCCCGCAGAACCTCAATATATTGATACTATTTCCTCTTCCTCTCAAATGACTGCATCCCAGGTAGCCGCTCTTTTAATTCAACTTGAAA